Genomic segment of Sodaliphilus pleomorphus:
CATGTGCGAATGCTCGATTTTCTATCTCATCGACCGCTTGACCTCGCTCTACACCATCCCCTTCCAGGGCGAGCCCCTGGCCGGGCTGCAGGTGATGGGCATGCTGGAAACCAGGTGCCTCGACTTCAAGAATCTCATCATGCTGTCGATGTCGGAACGCATCTTTCCCCGCAAGTACTTCTCGAGCAGCTTTATTCCGGTCAACATGCGCCGGCACTACCAAATGTCGACCATCGAGCATCAAGAGTCGATGACCGCCTATTACTTCTACCGGCTCATCAGCCGTGCCGAGAATGTGTATCTGCTCTACGACACCACCACCCAATCGCTCGGCTCGGGCGAGCACTCTCGATTTATCGACCAACTCGAGAAAATATATGGCGTGAAAATGCACTTCAGACAGCTCAACATGAAGATAAAGCCTGCAAGCAGCCTCGCAATAAGCATCGACAAGGACGAGGCAACTTGGAAGGCAATCGAGGCCTACAGGCAAGAGGCCTCGGGGCAATACCTGTCGGCAAGCAGCATCAAGGAATTGATAAGGTGTCCACTCAAGTTCTACTTTCATCACATCCAGAAGCTGAACGAAGACAACGACGACTCAGAGTTTATGGACGCCTCCACCTTTGGCAGCATTGTGCACGACACCCTGCAGCAATTGTACTACCCTGCCGAGTTGAATGGCACCGGCAAGCACAATATAGTGAACAAGGGCGCCATCGAAGGGTTTATCAAGAAAAGGCTCGAGAACTGTGTGGTGAGCAACACCAACAGCCTGTATCTGCACAAAAAGGAGGCCGAGCTCGACGACCCGCTCACTGGCGATGCCTTGATAGTAAAGGACGCCCTGATAATCTTTGTAAAAAAGGTGCTGACCCACGACCTGGACCTGCTCAAGAAGCACGAAACCGACTACTTTGAGATATATGAGTGCGAGCAGCAACACGAGCTCACGCTCAAGCTTCCAGGCGCAAAACAGCAATTCAACTTCATGTACCGCATCGACCGCGCCGACAAGATAGGCGGCAAGGGGCCGTTGAGAATAATCGACTACAAGACAGGCGGCGACGAGACAAAATTTTCATATACCGCCGACCTCGTCGACCCGACCAAAAGCAAACTGCAAGCCATCATGCAGCTGTTTCTGTATTGCAATGCCTATGCACAGGAGCACCCTGGCGAGAAGGAAATACAGCCTGTGATCTACAAGCTGAAGGACATGGACAAGTCGGGCATCTTCTATGGCACCAACGAGATTGCAGACTTCAAGGCAGAATATGCAGACGCGAGCCCTGAAAAGAAGAAGCACAACGTCAACGCTGAGTTTGTTGACGAAATCGACAGGGTCATGAGCAATTTCTTCGATCGAGAGGTCAAACTGAAGCAATGCGATGCCACCCAGCAGGCGCCCCCGTGCAGCTACTGCAAGTTTGTGGAATTTTGCCGGCGATAAGCCACAACGGGCATCGGTGTGAGGGCTATGCGCTTGATTTTGACTTGAAAAAAAGTCAAAAATATTGCTAACTCGAAAATAATGAGTATCTTTGCACTCGGTTTGGCGGGAACGAATCTGTCAAACGCAATTAACTAATTTTATTAACTATTTTAAATGAGCGAAGAATTAAAAAATTCTCCAATCGAGGATTTCGATTGGGAAGCCTTTGAAAAAGGCGACACTCAAGGCGAGAAATCTCGCGAAGAACTGGAAAAAACCTACGACAAGTCGATGGGTTCGTTCAAGGACCACGAAGTGACCGAAGGTACTGTCATCTCTATCAACAAGCGCGAGGTGGTGGTTAACATCGGTGCTAAGTCGGACGGCATCATTCCCTACAACGAGTTCCGCTACAATCCCGACCTCAAGGTGGGCGACACCGTAGAAGTCTATGTGGAGTCGCAGGAGGATCGCAAGGGGCAGCTTGTGCTCTCACACAAGAAAGCCCGTGCATCCAAGAGCTGGGAACGCGTTAACCAAGCGCTTGCTAACGACGAAGTCATCAAGGGCTACATCAAGTGCCGCACCAAGGGTGGCATGATTGTAGACGTGTTTGGCATCGAGGCCTTCCTGCCCGGCAGCCAGATCGACGTGAAGCCCATACGCGACTACGATGTCTTCGTTGGCAAAACGATGGAGTTCAAGGTTGTGAAGATCAACCAAGAGTTCAAGAATGTTGTGGTATCGCACAAAGCTCTCATCGAGGCAGAGCTTGAGCAGCAACGCAAAGAAATCATTTCTCATCTCGAGAAAGGCCAAGTGCTCGAGGGCACAGTCAAAAACATCACCCCCTATGGCGTGTTTATCGACCTGGGTGGCGTCGACGGCCTCATTCACATCACCGACCTCTCGTGGGGCCGCGTGAACAACCCTGCCGACATTGTTCAACCCGACCAGAAGCTGAATGTGGTGATTCTCGACTTTGACGAGGAGAAGAAGCGCATAGCACTGGGCCTGAAGCAACTGCAGCCACACCCGTGGGACAAGCTGGATCCCAACTTGAAGGTGGGCGACCGCGTGAAGGGCAAGGTTGTGGTCATGACCGACTACGGTGCATTTGTGGAGATTGCTCCCGGTGTCGAGGGCTTGATCCACGTGAGCGAGATGAGCTGGTCGCAGCACCTGCGCAGCGCTCAAGACTTCATGAAGGTGGGCGACGAGGTAGAGGCCCAAATCCTCACTCTCGACCGCGAGGAGCGCAAGATGTCGCTCGGCATCAAGCAGCTCAAGCCCGATCCATGGGAGAATATCGAAGAGAAATATCCTGTAGGCAGCAAGCACACTGCCAAGGTGCGCAACTTCACCAACTTCGGCGTGTTTGTCGAGCTTGAAGAGGGTGTCGACGGTCTGATTCACATCAGCGACCTGAGCTGGACCAAGAAGATCAAGCACCCGAGCGAGTTCACTCAAATAGGTGCCGACATCGACGTGATGGTTCTGGAGATCGACAAGGAGAACCGCCGCCTGAGCTTGAGCCACAAGCAGCTCGAAGAGAATCCCTGGGATGTGTTTGAGACCATCTTCAAGGTGGGCAGCATCCACGAGGGCACTATCACCGAGATGCTCGACAAGGGCGCAGTCATCAGCCTGCCCTATGGCGTCGAGGGCTTTGCCACTCCCAAGCACCTGGTGAAGGAAGACGGCACTCAGGCCAAGAAAGACGAGAAACTGCCCTTCAAGGTGATTGAGTTCAACAAGGATGCCAAGCGCATCATTCTCTCGCACAGCCGCATCTTCGAAGACAAGCAGAAAGATGAGAACCGCAAGGCTCACAAGGGCAACAAGCGCGAGGAAGAGCCAATGATCAACAACACCATCGAGAAGACCACCCTGGGCGACATCAGCCAGCTGGCTGAGCTCAAGGCCAAGCTCGAGAAGGGTGAGCAGAAGTAATCTCTATCTCGCTACAGGACACAACCAGATTTTTTTTCTGAACACAAATAGCGCAAGCGGCAACCGCAACAGGGGGTTGCCGCTTGCTTTTTTTTATTTGTATCATTCACCAAAAAGTATTACATTTGCAACGCATTTAGAGAAAACCCGATGAAACGCGTTGCGTTGCTCATATTATCCACGCTGGCAACGGCAGTGACGATGCTCACCAGTTGCACACCCGACACCGGCAAGTCGCACGACGACAACAGCCAGGCGGGCAGCGAGGCGCAACAAGCGAGCAGGCAAGAGGTCACGACGCCAGGCACCCCCAAAGCCGACACGCTGACGGGCGTGGCCATAGGCGGTGCCCACTCGAGCATAGAGCTGCAAGATGCACACGGGGGCGAGCATGAGTTCTCCTACCCCGATATCGATCCCAGCAAGGTCGACACCTGGGTTGAAGGCGACACCATGGTGGTGACCTACATCCACAACAGCGACCCCGAGGTGGGCGACAGCGTGCTATCGCTCAGGCAAAGCAATCGTGCCAAGGCCGATGAGTATTAGGGCCTGAAGCATCTCTCTCTAAAGCTTAACGCGAGAAACGCGGTAGTAGCTCAGTTGGTAGAGCGGCGGCTTCCCAAGCCGCAGGTCGCGGGTTCGAGCCCCGTCTACCGCTCAACACGTGTTGCCACGACACAGTGCAAAGCTCAAAACCCATAGTTATGGGTTTTGAGCTTTTTGCGTGTGTAGTGGCACAACTGTTTTTTAACTATTGTTGTACTTGCTGGGCAAGTTATTGGCACTTATACCTTCTATTTTTGCAATAGAAAAAAGAAATGGAGGTAAATGATGAATGCCAATACACTGACAACAACCGACCACGTGATTGCTTCGATCGAGGTGAACGGCCGCATACTGGCCTCGGTGAGCAAGAGCAATTTTTCGAGTCTGCAAGAGGTTGCAAAATTCCTGATAGCAATGGCGGGCAAGTACATAGGCCTTGCCAAGCTCACGATAAGAAACAAGACCCAGGGATGGACGACCACGATGGCCTATGCCATGCGCAACAACACGCCAGCTGCCATGGGCGTCATGGGCCTCAAGGGGGGCACGCCTCGCGACGGGCTGCAGTACCGCCTGTGGTGACACGGCAACTGCCCGGCGACCAGTGCCGCGCCCACATGTTGCAAGTGTGAAATATAGTGGTTAATTTTGCAGGCAGAAAAAGAAACAATCGCCAGCAAAAGAGAAAAAAATGAAGAATACACTCATCGCCATCACGGCTGCCATTGCCCTCGCAGCGACCTCGTGCGGCCACAGCGGGCAAGCCACACGGGCCAGCCAGCCCGACACCCTCGCCCAAGACTTGCAAGACACGGCCACCTTGTGCGGCACGTGGCTCGCCACGACGGCCGCAAGCCAGGACTCGGCCGCGGGCTTCAGGCTCGACGACGGCGGCAAGGCCTCGAGCATCAACAACCGGCAGGTAGCCATCGAGGCCTGGAGTGCAAGCGAGCACCCCGACTCTATCACGCTGATTGCCACAGTGCAGGTCAAGAAGCTGGCAAGGCGCGACACCATGAAATATGCCTACCGGTTTATAAAGCCCGACAGCCTGCTCCTGTACTCGGGCGGCAAGCTCTGGGCGGCCTACGCGCGAAAGAAAAAGAAATAGCCCACCCAGCCGCAGGCAGCACCTGCCCCGCCCCATCGCTCACGGCCCGGGAGGATCCCGCGGGCAATGGACCGATTTCTAAAAAACATTAAATAATCACGGGCCATAACGGCAGATAGCGCTTTTATTAGTAACTTTACAAGCCAGAAATGTATAGGGTTGATTTCGGCTAATGTTAAGATCAGGAATATACAACTAATTCACAAGATATAAGAAAACTTAATAGTACTATTTAAAAAAGAACTGAAAATGGTTTATTCACAAGAAGTACAGAACATGTGCTGCGTAGCTAAGGGTGCTAACCACCCTTCTGCTCCAATTCCAGAGGAGGGAAAATGGGTTAGGTCGAAAGAAATAAAAGACGTTTCGGGCTTCTCTCACGGCATCGGGTGGTGCGCTCCTCAGCAAGGAGCCTGCAAGCTCTCGCTCAACGTGAAAGAGGGCGTGATCGAGGAGTGTCTGATCGAGACCATAGGCTGCTCGGGCATGACCCACAGTGCTGCCATGGCTGCCGAGATACTGCCTGGCAAGACCATACTCGAGGCGCTCAACACCGACCTGGTGTGCGATGCCATCAACACGGCAATGCGCGAGCTCTTCTTGCAGATTGTGTATGGCCGCACCCAGTCGGCCTTCTCCGAGGGCGGCCTGGTCGTGGGCGCATCGCTCGAAGACCTGGGCAAGGGCCTGCGCAGCCAGGTGGGCACCATGTTTGGCACCAAGGCCAAGGGTGTGCGCTATCTTGAGATGACCGAGGGCTACGTGACCCGCATGGCACTCGACAAGAACAACGAGGTGATAGGCTACGAGTTCCTGAGCCTGGGCAAGTTTACCGATGCCTTGAAGAAGGGCAAGACCCCCGAGGAGGCGCTTGCAGGGGCCAAGGGCCACTACGGACGTTTTGAGAATGCAGCTAAATATATTGACCCACGTAAAGAATAATAAGGAGGAGGATACAAAATTATGATGAGAAAAGTTAACTACGAGTCACAAGACCGTCGCGAGAAGCAAGTGCTCGCTGCACTCAATGCCGCAGGCATCAAAGACGTGGAAGAGGCCAACGCCATCTGCGACAAGTATGGTATCGATCCTTATAAGACTTGCGAAGAGACCCAGCAGATATGCTTTGAGAACGCCAAGTGGGCCTATGTGGTGGGCGCAGCTATCGCGCTCAAGAAAGGCTGCAAGAACGCTGCCGACGCTGCCGAGGCCATTGGCCTGGGCCTGCAGGCCTTCTGCATTCCTGGCTCGGTGGCCGACGACCGCAAGGTGGGCCTGGGCCACGGCAACCTGGCTGCACGCCTGCTGCGCGACGAGACCAAGTGCTTTGCCTTCCTGGCCGGCCACGAGTCGTTTGCCGCTGCCGAGGGTGCCATCAAGATTGCCGGCGCTGCCAACAAGGTGCGCAAAGAGCCCCTGCGCGTGATACTGAACGGCCTGGGCAAGGATGCCGCCAAGATCATAAGCCGCATCAACGGTTTCACCTATGTGCGCACCGAGTTTGACTACTTCACCGGCGAGCTCAAGGTGGTGGAAGAGACTCCCTACAGCGACGGCGAGCGTGCCAAGGTGAAATGCTATGGCGCCGACGACGTGCGCGAGGGCGTAGCCATCATGTGGAAAGAGGGCGTCGACGTGTCGATCACCGGCAACTCGACCAACCCTACCCGCTTCCAGCACCCCGTGGCAGGCACCTACAAGAAGGAGCGCCTGGCAGCAGGCAAGCCCTACTTCAGCGTGGCATCGGGCGGCGGCACAGGCCGCACACTGCACCCCGACAACATGGCTGCCGGCCCGGCTTCCTATGGCATGACCGACACCATGGGCCGCATGCACAGCGACGCCCAGTTTGCCGGCTCGAGCTCGGTTCCGGCCCACGTTGAGATGATGGGCTACCTGGGCATGGGCAACAACCCCATGGTGGGCTGCACCGTGGCCGTGGCCGTCGACGTGGCTCAAGCGCTCGCAAAATAAGCAATAAGCAATATATATTGCGACACACACATTTCTGCAGGGCACACTCTTGTGTGTGCCCTGCAGTTTTTTTTTCAAATTGGGCGACTCGCCTATAGAACAACGCGACAGCCCCTGCAACACACTAAAGGTTGCAGGGGCTGTCGCAATATAACTTTCTCTACTTGGGTTGCTGGCTGCCGAGCTTCTACTCGATGCTCGACTTGATGGTGTCGATGACGCGCTGGGCATCGTCGCGCGTCACCATGGGACCACTGGGCAGGCACAACCCGCGCTTGAACAACGACTCGCTCACACCGTTCACATAGGCGGGAGCATCCTTGTAGACTGGTTGCTTGTGCATAGGTTTCCACAGTGGCCGACTCTCGATATTAGCCTTGTCGAGAGCCAGGCGCATTGCCTCGACGGCTTTGTCGGGCTCACAGCCAGTGTGGGCATCGCGAGCCTGCATCACCACGCCGGCAGCACCACCCACTGCCCCATGCACCACAGTAGCATAGGCGCGATCCTCGCCCTTGACGTGCACACCTGGAGCCAGGGTGATGGTGTTGAGCCAGAAGTTGCTGTCGTAGCGGTTGCTTGGGTTGTCGTGAAAATCGATACCGTCGCAGTGGGCAAAGGCCTGGGCATACATCTTGGCCAGCATGCGATGGTGGGCCAGGTGCTCATCGAGCACTGTCATCTGGCCGCGCCCTATACCTGCACATATGTTGCTCATGCGGTAGTTGTAGCCTATGTCGACGTGCTGATAGTAGGGATAGCTTTGACGGGCCTGGGTGGCATAATACATGATCTTGTTTTTGGTCGCCACATCGGGGCACACCAGTGCGCCACCACCCGAGGTGGTGATCATTTTGTTGCCGTTGAACGACATGATGCCAAACTGCCCGAACGTGCCCACCACCTTGCCGTCGAACCGTGAGCCAAAAGCCTCGGCACTGTCCTCGATGAGCGGTATGTCGTACTTGCCAGCAATGGCCACAATCTCGTCGATGCGGGCCGGCATGCCATAGAGGTAGACCACGATAATGGCCTTGGGCTTCTTGCCCGTCTTGTTGATGCGGTCGACGATGGCCCGCTCCAGTAGATCGGGGTCCATATTCCACGACCCAGGCTCAGAGTCGACAAAGACGGGAGTGGCACCCTGGTAGACCACGGGGTGGCTCGAAGCACAGAAAGTGAACGACTGGCACATCACCTCATCGCCGCGGCCCACGCCCAGCGCCACCAGCGCCAGGTGCACTGCCGCAGTGCCCGACGACAAGGCCACTATTTCTTTGCCTCCGCCGCACATCTGCTTCAAGTCGTCTTCAAATGCGTTCACATTGGGACCAAGCGGCACCACCCAGTTGGTGTCGAATGCCTCTTGAATGTATTTCATTTCGTTGCCGCTCATGTGAGCCAGGCACAGTAACACACGCTTATTTTCCATAAAATATCTCTTCTATTATCAAATATTATCAGTTCCAACTTCACAAGGGCTTAACTGCCTTTGCAGGCACTCCCACATAAAGGTAGCCATTTTTGGGGTCTCGTATCATCACCCCACCAGCACCCAAATGGACACGATTGTCTATTTTAATCTGCTGTATCACGATACTTCCAACTCCCAAAAAGTTGCAGTCTCCGATTTCCACATTCCCAGAAATGCGCACCTCGGGCATGATGCAATTGTAATTACCCACAACCACATCATGTCGCAACGACACTCCTCCATTGAGCAAGTTGAAATTGCCGATACTAGTTCCACACGAAACCATGCAATGCTGCAGGATGATATTGCCCACGCCTATCGAAAAAGTTTCAGGGTCAACGATTTCAAACGACGGGTCAATGAGGTTGGGATACGATACTCTAGGGTTATCAATGGCGTTCTTGATTTTAAAAACAAGGTCAGGATTACCGAGGGCAATTGAAAGGGCAATATCATGAGGCCAGGCGTTGAGGACATCGATGCCTCCCAGCACCTTGCCATAGTGAGATATTGGCTGGCCAACAGGAAGTCCGTCGTCGAAAAAACCAACGAAATTCCAGCTTTCACCGCTTTTATTCAATCGGTCGATGAGGCAAGCAGTTTCCCTTCCCATGCCACCTGCTCCAAAAATTGCAATATCTTTCATTATAGTCAACTGTTTCCGTTGAAAGGCTCCATTGTAGCATCACCGCTCTCATTGATGCCTTCGCGACGAAACACCCTTTTTATTGTAGTGAAAATGACGCTAATATCGGTTTTCAGGGAGAGGTGATCGACATACCACACGTCGAGCTTGAATTTTTCGGCCCACGAGATGGCGTTACGGCCGTGACACTGGGCCCAGCCAGTGATGCCTGGGCGCACGTCGTGGCGACGGGCCTGCTCGGGGCTGTAGAGCGGCAAGTACTGTGGCAGCAGAGGCCGGGGGCCGATAAGGGCCATGTCGCCCTTGAGCACGTTGACGAGCTGTGGCAGTTCGTCGATCGAGGTGGAGCGCACGAAGCGGCCCACACGGGTGAGGCGCTGCATGTCGGGGAGCAATGTGCCATCGGCAGCCCGCTCATCGGTCATGGTCTTGAACTTGATGATTTTAAACAGCTTGCCATGCAAGCCAGGCCGCTCCTGAAGAAAAAAAGCGCCAGCCCCCTTGTTGGCAAAATGCAGCCACACGGTCACGACAAGCAACAACGGGCTCAAGCACACCAAGGCCAGGAGTGCAAGCACAAAATCGAATATTCGCTTAAAGAAATGCCTGTACATAAAAGAATCTAAATCATTATAAACCATCGAAATGCGAGGAATTCAGCAGTCTTCGGTGGTGATTTTCTCGGCTATACATTGCGCATAGAAGTCTTTGAGGCAACGACGCACATAGCCTTGCTCGTAGCGGCTGGCCACCATGGGGCGCGCACGGCTTGCCATAGCGTGCACCCAAGCCGTCTCATTGAGAAAACGCTTCATCGCCATATAGAGGGCATGGGCATCGCGCGGAGGAATGATAGTGCCATTCACGCCCTCCTCAATAATCTCGCGACTGCCATTAATGTCGGTCACAATACTGGGCAAGCCCATTGCCCCAGCCTCGATCACCACATTTGGGAAACCCTCACGGTAGCTGGGAAAGACCAATGCATCGGCCATTTCATAAAACGGTCTCACATCGTCTTTAGGTCCCACTACTTGTATGGCGGCATTGCTTTGCATCTCGGCAACAGTCGCCGGCAAAACTGGGTCGAGGTCATCCTCGCTTTGCCCCACAAGCAGGAGCCGCGTGTCACGACGCTCTTGATTAAGCTGCTTGAATGCACTCACCAGCTCGTTGATACCCTTGTCAGCCACAATGCGACCCACAAAGACAAAGGTAAAGATGTGACCGCGACCTTCATTGTCGACGTGGGTGGTGGCACGCGGTTTCCAATAGTCAAGATCGACACCTCGCACATTGCCAAAGCCAAGCACCTTGATGGGCTTGCGAGTGATGTGGTGATTGAGCAAGTCGGCTTTAACGCCTTCGCCCTCGGGAATGACATGAGTGGCGCAAGCACAAGTGATCCAGTCGGTGAACATGAGTAATCGCCGCTTCAGCCCCGTTGCCGTGGGCCACACCAGCCCGGTAAAGGTGTGGATGCGCACTGGCACTCTTGCCAGCCAGGCGGAAATCATGCATATCAAACCTGCCTTGGGGGTCATCGAGTGGACGATGTCGGGGCGCTCTCGGTGCATAACCCAAGTCATGCGCCACAGCGACTTCAAGTCGCTCATCGGGCTGATGTGTCGCTGCATGGGCACAGCAATGGTACGGCAGCCTTCACGTTTTTCCACTTCTTGCAACTCAGGCCCAGGACTAGAAACAGCCACAACATCGTAGCCTTCTTGCCTGAGCTCCTTCAACACACCGCGGCAAAAAGAATTGAGCGAGGTGGGCACCGTCGTGGCACGCAGCAGTTTTACAGATTTGGACATATTTCTTGATAAACTTCGTTGTACTTCTTGGCCATCAGGCTGATGTCGTATTGCTTTGCTCTTGCCTGGCAACGCTCGGCCACACGGCGATACTCCACAGGGGTCTCGCAAAGTTGCCGAATTGCCGAGGCCAGCGCTCTGTAATCTTGATGAGGAAAGAGAATTCCGTATCCTTTCACGATTTCTCGCAAGCCATCGACATCGCTGGCAACAAACGGGCGCCCCGATGCCATACCCTCGATGCTCGAGAGAGAAAGCCCCTCCCAGTGCGACGAGAGCACAACCACATCGCTATGGGCAAGGATATCGGGTATGTCGGTCCTGATGCCGAGCAGTTTCACCCTATCGCCAAGCTGCAACTTGGCTATGAGATTTTCAAGCTCGCCACGACGGGGCCCGTCGCCCACAAGTTGCAGACTATAGTTGCCCGGCAATTGTGCCATTGCACGAATGAGCGTGTCCTGGTCCTTTTGATGTCGAAAGCCAGCAATCATGGATACAACAAATTCAGTTTCTTTGGCAACATCTTTTATTGCATGAAGAAAACTGTCGACCCACACTCCATTGAAAATGACAGTCATGTTTTTATTGGTTCCAAGATGTGCCGTCAAATTTTGATACGTCTGTTGGGCTATGCATATAATGCGGGAATAACGAGCATACATCCATCGGTCTATCAACTTAAAAATCGATTTACCTCGGCGGCGATTGGTAGCATTGTGCTCAGTTGTGACCAATTTTGCTCCCCCTAAAGTCATCATCTTGGCTATTGGTGCGAAGAACTGACATGCAGTATTGTGCGTGTGGACGACATCGTAGCGTCGCATGTACTTGCAAAGCCCAATTATGTTTTTGGGGTGATACGGGCTCCCGCCAAGGCCGAGGTGGCGTATTGTGACACCCTCCTCCTCAAGTTGCTGCATGAAGGGTGTGGGCGTGCCGTCAAAAACCAACAACTCCACATCATTGCCCAAGGCACGCAATGCAGGCAGCAAGTCGACCATCAAGTGCTCGGCCCCTCCAGTGCGCAACGAAGTGATCACATGCAAAATTCTCATTTCATTACAGGATAAACTATAAAATTAGCTATAGTCGAACTTTCTCTTTGTATAATCTTTCATAGATTACCTATGACAATCGAATTGTCAGAAACATCAAAGTCCACAAATACTCTAATACTACTTTTTAAATTTCATTTGTTTATCTGACTTAACCTTATGCCGAATTAATAAAAACAACATAATTCCAGCAGGAATAGCGAGTATAGTCATAAGTTTCTTAGGACTTTCACTAACAAATTTCCAATTCTTGCTAATCATGCAGCTGGAAACGTAATGAGCACACACGATGAATTGTCGTTTTAATTTGTGAGTTGTGAGCATTTCGGTTTTGCGAAAGAAAGCAAAACCGCGGGGATTGCTCCAGTACTGCTTATACATGCTAAAACTTGAACCATCTGGCTGATACTCCACGATAACCAAGGGTTTATTTAACGTTAACAGTTTCCAATCTTGGTCGATAAGCATGTACTTATAGGCCAACCCCACATATTTTTCTCCAGGGAAAATTGGATAATCAGGATATTGATTGATAATTGCAGTACGATACACCAATTTTTTATCACCACTACCCCCAGATTCATAAAAGCCCTGCAAAGTGGTTTCCTTCATATCTTTAGGGAAAGCACTACCGATGACGTGCTCATCTTCGGTTATATCAAGCCCAACGATGCCAGCATATTTTTCACTGCCACTTTTCTTCCAAAAACTCACGATTTTCTCGACGGCATCATCTGGCATCCAGTCGTCGCTGTCAATGCAAGTATTCAGCTCAGTGTCTATGTGCTTGTAAGCGGTGTTGTGAGCACCGTGCATGCCTTGGTTTTCTTGGTAAATGTAGATGATCTCGATTTTATCATCGGCAATCCAACCATTCACCAGCTGACGGGTGCCGTCGGTGCTGCCGTCGTCCACGATGAGCCACTTGAAGTCTTTGCACGTTTGGCGGCACAGGCTATCATAGGTGCGGCCCAGGGTGTGGGCGCGGTTGTAGGCAGGGGTGAAGACGGTCAACGTTTTCATAACCTATCTCTAATAATAAATTTATATAACGGGCGAACAACAAGTAACAATAAAGGAAACGAAATCAACAGAATTTGTCCTCGTGCCTTTATTGATTCCTTTGATTTAATGAAATAAATTGGTTTATAAGTGACGTTGAGTTCTGAAAGAGTATTTTTAAATCTCTTGATTTCTTTAATGCTGATATTGCTTCGCAATATCTGACCCAAAGCCAATCCACAGAAACTCTTTTTATAATACAAACAACGATTACTGAACGTAATATCGGTGGAGGCTTTTTCTAAGCCATAAAAGAAACGGGCAACATCCACCTCTGCGCTTATTCTCTCTTTTATTAAAGAAGAAGACTGCGAGTGTGTAATTGAATTTTTTCTAAGAACATAAGTGTAGATTTTGCTTGTAACCTTTGCCACCTTGTTACATTTCAATTCAAATTTTGTATTAAAAACGGAATCTTCTCCCACTTTATAATTTTCAAATAATAGCTTGTTTTGTTTGATAACATCTAGCCTATATAATAGAGTAGAACATAAGCCCATATGGTAATGATTAAAAAAATCATATCCAGTACCTTCCCAAACTAACCTGCCATCTTCACAACGCAAGTCTGGCGAGAATTTGTAATCCTTCTCCTTAACAACATCCATTTCAAAAGAGACTGCATCCAACGAAGCATCCTTTGCCACGAAATTATGAAAAAGATAGTAAT
This window contains:
- a CDS encoding sugar transferase; this encodes MYRHFFKRIFDFVLALLALVCLSPLLLVVTVWLHFANKGAGAFFLQERPGLHGKLFKIIKFKTMTDERAADGTLLPDMQRLTRVGRFVRSTSIDELPQLVNVLKGDMALIGPRPLLPQYLPLYSPEQARRHDVRPGITGWAQCHGRNAISWAEKFKLDVWYVDHLSLKTDISVIFTTIKRVFRREGINESGDATMEPFNGNS
- a CDS encoding glycosyltransferase family 4 protein; its protein translation is MSKSVKLLRATTVPTSLNSFCRGVLKELRQEGYDVVAVSSPGPELQEVEKREGCRTIAVPMQRHISPMSDLKSLWRMTWVMHRERPDIVHSMTPKAGLICMISAWLARVPVRIHTFTGLVWPTATGLKRRLLMFTDWITCACATHVIPEGEGVKADLLNHHITRKPIKVLGFGNVRGVDLDYWKPRATTHVDNEGRGHIFTFVFVGRIVADKGINELVSAFKQLNQERRDTRLLLVGQSEDDLDPVLPATVAEMQSNAAIQVVGPKDDVRPFYEMADALVFPSYREGFPNVVIEAGAMGLPSIVTDINGSREIIEEGVNGTIIPPRDAHALYMAMKRFLNETAWVHAMASRARPMVASRYEQGYVRRCLKDFYAQCIAEKITTEDC
- a CDS encoding glycosyltransferase, coding for MRILHVITSLRTGGAEHLMVDLLPALRALGNDVELLVFDGTPTPFMQQLEEEGVTIRHLGLGGSPYHPKNIIGLCKYMRRYDVVHTHNTACQFFAPIAKMMTLGGAKLVTTEHNATNRRRGKSIFKLIDRWMYARYSRIICIAQQTYQNLTAHLGTNKNMTVIFNGVWVDSFLHAIKDVAKETEFVVSMIAGFRHQKDQDTLIRAMAQLPGNYSLQLVGDGPRRGELENLIAKLQLGDRVKLLGIRTDIPDILAHSDVVVLSSHWEGLSLSSIEGMASGRPFVASDVDGLREIVKGYGILFPHQDYRALASAIRQLCETPVEYRRVAERCQARAKQYDISLMAKKYNEVYQEICPNL
- a CDS encoding glycosyltransferase family A protein — encoded protein: MKTLTVFTPAYNRAHTLGRTYDSLCRQTCKDFKWLIVDDGSTDGTRQLVNGWIADDKIEIIYIYQENQGMHGAHNTAYKHIDTELNTCIDSDDWMPDDAVEKIVSFWKKSGSEKYAGIVGLDITEDEHVIGSAFPKDMKETTLQGFYESGGSGDKKLVYRTAIINQYPDYPIFPGEKYVGLAYKYMLIDQDWKLLTLNKPLVIVEYQPDGSSFSMYKQYWSNPRGFAFFRKTEMLTTHKLKRQFIVCAHYVSSCMISKNWKFVSESPKKLMTILAIPAGIMLFLLIRHKVKSDKQMKFKK
- a CDS encoding glycosyltransferase; this encodes MKFDLSIVVPCYNVSSYLDRFFKCLESQLDEFISIEFVFVNDASTDSTIDKLRQFAAVHNNVVIIDKATNQGISAARNSGMDIARGKWVTFPDPDDVIIGKGYYYLFHNFVAKDASLDAVSFEMDVVKEKDYKFSPDLRCEDGRLVWEGTGYDFFNHYHMGLCSTLLYRLDVIKQNKLLFENYKVGEDSVFNTKFELKCNKVAKVTSKIYTYVLRKNSITHSQSSSLIKERISAEVDVARFFYGLEKASTDITFSNRCLYYKKSFCGLALGQILRSNISIKEIKRFKNTLSELNVTYKPIYFIKSKESIKARGQILLISFPLLLLVVRPLYKFIIRDRL